In one window of Desulfurellaceae bacterium DNA:
- a CDS encoding LLM class flavin-dependent oxidoreductase gives MEFYAFHLMPWPHLPQDFADKPDKYPSAWVTLSNECYDPAEGQQLYNRYLDELEYAETLGFDGVCVNEHHQNAYGTMPAPNIMGAMLARRTSRLKIAIVGNGLPLRDHPLRVAEEVAMLDVITGGRVISGFVRGIGCEYFSMGINPSYSMERFREAHDLILKAWTDPGPFSWEGKHFEVRYANVWPRPLQKPHPKIWIPGFGSSETIEWCAHPDRKYTYLAVYMPENLVKMYFDMYRECAEKFGYTASPYQLGHVYPVYVADTDAKAEEEAAEHLLWLYHFGLRQKPEFLFPPGYVSHASMMNILSHADQMDWSKMSFHELNEKGFCIVGGVDTVRQRLENAAKTLGFGTMPVLLHFGDMPHDKTLKNMEMFASEIMPHLRGIHGQPQVQQPALAAAD, from the coding sequence ATGGAGTTCTACGCGTTTCATCTCATGCCGTGGCCGCATCTGCCCCAGGATTTTGCCGACAAGCCGGACAAGTATCCGTCGGCTTGGGTCACGCTGTCCAACGAGTGTTATGACCCGGCCGAGGGTCAGCAGTTGTACAACCGCTATCTGGACGAGCTGGAGTACGCCGAGACGCTGGGCTTTGACGGCGTGTGCGTCAACGAGCACCACCAGAACGCCTATGGCACGATGCCGGCCCCCAACATCATGGGCGCCATGCTGGCGCGGCGCACCTCGCGGCTCAAAATCGCGATTGTCGGCAACGGGTTGCCCTTGCGCGACCATCCGCTGCGGGTGGCCGAAGAAGTGGCCATGCTCGACGTTATCACCGGCGGGCGGGTCATCTCGGGCTTTGTGCGCGGCATCGGCTGCGAGTACTTCTCGATGGGCATCAACCCCAGCTATTCGATGGAGCGTTTCCGTGAAGCGCACGACCTGATCCTCAAGGCCTGGACCGACCCCGGGCCCTTTTCCTGGGAGGGCAAGCACTTTGAGGTCCGGTATGCCAACGTCTGGCCTCGACCGCTGCAAAAGCCGCATCCCAAGATCTGGATTCCGGGCTTTGGCAGCTCCGAGACAATTGAGTGGTGCGCCCACCCGGACCGCAAGTATACCTATCTGGCCGTGTACATGCCGGAGAATCTGGTCAAGATGTATTTCGACATGTACCGCGAGTGTGCCGAAAAGTTCGGCTACACGGCCTCGCCCTACCAGCTCGGCCACGTCTATCCGGTATATGTGGCCGACACCGACGCCAAGGCCGAGGAAGAAGCGGCCGAGCATCTGCTGTGGCTGTATCACTTCGGGCTGCGTCAGAAGCCCGAGTTTCTGTTCCCGCCGGGCTATGTCAGCCATGCATCGATGATGAACATCCTGAGCCACGCCGACCAGATGGACTGGAGCAAGATGTCGTTTCATGAGCTGAACGAAAAGGGCTTCTGCATTGTGGGCGGGGTGGACACCGTGCGTCAGCGCTTGGAGAACGCGGCAAAAACGCTCGGCTTTGGGACCATGCCGGTTCTGCTGCACTTCGGCGACATGCCGCACGACAAGACGCTGAAGAACATGGAGATGTTCGCCTCCGAGATCATGCCCCACCTGCGGGGAATCCACGGCCAGCCCCAGGTCCAGCAGCCAGCCCTCGCCGCCGCGGATTAG
- a CDS encoding outer membrane lipoprotein-sorting protein has protein sequence MTGRGRVWGLMLISLAVCPVWTLAQDTPTRTWRTVDELSAQEQARLDLRTDTPRDAQVPYLPAEKFPFAAPYSAEEMGIRSMEYPHSPYWNSTLIDIATTLTGSGFMDQRVSIIPILYLPQGGFAEHLYTAKPGKEVFRWLSQAVSPAERYGTQTLFIGYRTDQSFPTKVELFAYSPSMRRIRRQPAPRREDRLPNGAATFDDLIGRDAWEFEWRILGVDTLYETVRFPVTRQTAVLTDTEGNYIDVHAADVKLMGPDYPLYTEDGGVPCYVLESLPKKDWHANYYMSKLIYWVDQQSFFPLRIEEYDRDGRLAFINARTGVRANPKLGDRGYAVLFDLWWDIPIDLLQASIHGILNREWSDADRQVFFSPGFMRREWFLEPPKGMMSLNSPDEFYLRPPLERDKFPQQRTIQLGSDMEARIAAQEREGRIVFESSLLAAHEPRALKE, from the coding sequence ATGACCGGCAGGGGCCGCGTCTGGGGGCTGATGCTGATCAGCCTGGCGGTGTGTCCGGTCTGGACTCTGGCCCAGGACACCCCGACTCGGACGTGGCGGACTGTGGACGAGCTGTCGGCCCAGGAACAGGCCCGGCTCGACCTGCGGACCGATACCCCCCGTGACGCCCAGGTGCCGTATCTGCCGGCTGAAAAATTTCCGTTTGCAGCGCCCTACAGCGCGGAAGAAATGGGTATTCGGTCCATGGAGTACCCCCACTCTCCGTACTGGAACAGCACCCTGATCGACATCGCCACGACCCTGACCGGCTCCGGCTTCATGGACCAGCGGGTGTCGATCATTCCCATCCTGTACCTGCCCCAGGGCGGTTTTGCCGAGCATCTGTACACCGCCAAACCCGGCAAGGAAGTCTTCCGCTGGCTGTCGCAGGCTGTGTCTCCGGCCGAGCGCTACGGGACCCAGACGTTGTTCATCGGCTACCGGACCGATCAGAGCTTTCCGACCAAGGTCGAACTGTTTGCCTACTCGCCCTCCATGCGGCGTATCCGGCGCCAGCCCGCGCCCCGGCGCGAGGATCGCCTGCCCAACGGGGCGGCGACCTTCGACGACCTGATCGGGCGGGACGCCTGGGAGTTTGAGTGGCGGATTCTCGGCGTAGACACGCTGTATGAGACCGTGCGTTTTCCGGTCACCCGACAGACTGCGGTGCTGACCGACACCGAGGGCAACTACATCGATGTCCACGCTGCGGATGTCAAGCTCATGGGGCCGGATTATCCGCTGTACACCGAGGACGGCGGGGTGCCCTGCTATGTGCTGGAGTCGCTGCCCAAAAAAGACTGGCACGCCAACTACTACATGAGCAAGCTGATCTACTGGGTCGATCAGCAGTCCTTTTTTCCGCTACGCATCGAAGAGTACGACCGGGACGGCAGGCTGGCCTTTATCAACGCCCGGACCGGGGTACGGGCCAACCCCAAGCTCGGCGACCGTGGCTATGCGGTGCTGTTCGACCTGTGGTGGGACATTCCAATCGATCTGCTCCAGGCCTCGATTCACGGTATCCTCAACCGCGAGTGGTCGGACGCGGACCGGCAGGTTTTTTTCAGTCCCGGCTTCATGCGCCGCGAGTGGTTTCTGGAACCGCCCAAGGGCATGATGTCACTCAACTCACCGGACGAGTTTTATCTGCGTCCGCCCTTGGAACGGGACAAGTTTCCGCAGCAGCGCACGATTCAGCTCGGGTCGGATATGGAGGCCCGGATTGCCGCCCAGGAGCGGGAAGGGCGGATCGTGTTTGAATCGAGCCTGCTGGCGGCTCATGAGCCGAGGGCTCTCAAGGAGTAA
- a CDS encoding DUF1329 domain-containing protein — MNTFVVHICLLAVLLCPAVIGAQDNGARPKSWKTLAELSAEEKVGLDFRTDTPRSATIPYLPAEPYPFEAPYTAEELGYRSMEFTHVSRWSHVMADAFGSMTSGGYLNQGVTIGLNFYMPAEDGVAGHLATPAGQDFFRMVFYYSSPAELQGAQDLWIMHRTDKENSTKLDYFAYAPAMRRVRRIPQPRRGERFPNNVQSFDDIVGRDAWEFRWRVLGTDVLYETVRFPTTRPTVTLANPDGTFFDAATDQLTMMWDSYPFYRPDGGVECYVVESTTREDWLPNYPTSKLIYWLDRHYFYPLRIEQYDHDGQLQVVEVRIARQDNPTLKDKGYAALMTLYYDVSLDLMSYSIHDAHLVKEWSVKDKEVAFSPDFMRRGWLMHPLKTQTLVNSPAEFYLRPLLYPEKFPQDRTVAPAPEVAARIRAQEAAGHLVFEIPVGVMEVGAP, encoded by the coding sequence ATGAATACGTTTGTCGTCCACATCTGCCTGCTCGCCGTCCTGCTGTGTCCGGCTGTAATTGGCGCCCAGGACAACGGCGCTCGGCCGAAATCCTGGAAGACGCTTGCCGAGCTGTCGGCGGAAGAAAAAGTCGGGCTCGACTTTCGGACCGACACCCCGCGCAGCGCGACCATTCCCTATCTGCCGGCGGAGCCCTATCCGTTTGAGGCGCCGTATACGGCCGAGGAGTTGGGCTATCGCTCCATGGAGTTCACCCATGTGTCGCGCTGGTCGCACGTCATGGCCGACGCCTTCGGCTCAATGACCAGCGGCGGCTACCTGAACCAGGGCGTCACGATCGGGCTCAATTTCTATATGCCGGCCGAGGACGGCGTTGCCGGTCATCTGGCAACGCCGGCGGGTCAGGATTTCTTTCGGATGGTGTTTTATTACTCCTCACCGGCCGAACTGCAGGGCGCCCAGGACCTGTGGATCATGCACCGGACCGATAAGGAAAACTCGACCAAGCTGGACTATTTTGCCTACGCCCCGGCCATGCGCCGGGTGCGGCGGATTCCCCAGCCCCGGCGGGGCGAGCGCTTCCCCAACAATGTCCAGTCGTTTGACGATATCGTCGGCCGCGATGCGTGGGAGTTTCGCTGGCGTGTGCTGGGGACCGACGTCTTGTATGAGACGGTGCGCTTTCCCACTACGCGCCCGACCGTGACCCTAGCCAATCCGGACGGCACGTTTTTCGACGCCGCGACCGACCAGCTCACAATGATGTGGGACAGCTATCCGTTCTACCGTCCCGACGGCGGCGTGGAGTGTTATGTGGTCGAATCCACGACCCGCGAGGATTGGCTGCCCAACTATCCGACCAGCAAACTCATCTACTGGCTGGACCGTCACTATTTCTACCCGCTGCGTATCGAGCAGTACGATCACGATGGCCAGCTCCAGGTCGTTGAGGTGCGGATCGCCAGACAGGATAATCCGACCCTCAAGGACAAGGGCTATGCGGCGCTGATGACCCTGTACTACGATGTATCGCTTGACCTGATGAGCTACAGCATCCACGACGCCCACCTGGTCAAGGAGTGGTCGGTCAAGGATAAAGAGGTGGCGTTTAGTCCGGATTTCATGCGCCGCGGCTGGCTGATGCATCCCCTGAAAACCCAGACCCTGGTGAATTCACCGGCCGAGTTTTATCTGCGTCCATTGCTGTATCCAGAGAAATTTCCCCAGGACCGGACGGTCGCGCCGGCGCCCGAGGTAGCGGCCCGCATCCGGGCTCAGGAGGCGGCCGGCCACCTGGTTTTTGAGATCCCGGTCGGGGTGATGGAGGTCGGGGCGCCATGA
- a CDS encoding CoA transferase, producing the protein MAAQNTSGMLAGYTVLDFTQIVAGPTTTKLMAEMGAEVIKVEQAPAGDPARQNPVWKKGRSGYFMQHNLGKHSLCVNLKTEVGRELVRALVPHVDVVVENYSPGVIGRLGLGYEVLKELNPRLVMCSISALGQTGPLSHVPGFDYIAQAYAGVTEVMGEPDQPPVIPMVAMGDVSTGVHALAAIACCLLHRERSGEGQYIDVSLLDSYIHTHDFSLATYTATQGKFIPTRGGSHHTGLTPCGVFKARQGYIMIIAALDHQWQGLTRAMQRPDLSDDPRFRNVRVRRKNRDILMPEIERWLLSLPDRQAALDALDRERVPAAPVLTVPEVVEHPHLVERQAVRSVSDPLLGDFMIPGFPFRFSGHPLPQVVPAPDLGQHNAAVLERYLGYGADRIAALAADGILVQQAAGA; encoded by the coding sequence ATGGCCGCACAAAACACGAGCGGGATGTTGGCCGGCTACACCGTGCTGGATTTTACCCAGATTGTCGCCGGCCCGACGACGACCAAACTGATGGCCGAAATGGGAGCCGAGGTCATCAAGGTCGAACAAGCCCCGGCCGGAGACCCGGCACGTCAGAACCCGGTCTGGAAAAAGGGCCGCAGCGGCTATTTCATGCAGCATAACCTGGGCAAGCACAGCCTGTGTGTGAATCTCAAGACCGAAGTCGGACGTGAGCTGGTTCGCGCCCTGGTGCCGCATGTTGACGTGGTGGTCGAGAATTACAGCCCGGGGGTGATCGGGCGTCTGGGGCTGGGCTACGAGGTGCTGAAGGAACTCAACCCCAGGCTGGTGATGTGTTCGATTTCGGCCCTGGGCCAGACCGGTCCGCTGTCCCACGTGCCGGGCTTTGACTATATCGCCCAGGCGTATGCCGGCGTGACCGAGGTGATGGGCGAGCCCGACCAGCCGCCGGTCATCCCCATGGTGGCCATGGGCGATGTCAGTACCGGTGTCCACGCCCTGGCCGCAATTGCCTGCTGCCTGCTGCACCGTGAACGCAGCGGCGAGGGCCAGTACATCGATGTGTCGCTCCTTGATTCCTACATCCACACCCACGATTTCAGCCTGGCAACCTATACGGCGACCCAGGGCAAGTTCATTCCGACCCGGGGCGGCTCGCACCACACCGGGCTGACGCCGTGCGGCGTGTTCAAGGCACGCCAGGGCTATATCATGATTATCGCCGCCCTGGACCACCAGTGGCAGGGGCTGACCAGGGCTATGCAACGGCCCGATCTGTCGGACGACCCGCGCTTTCGCAATGTCCGTGTGCGGCGCAAGAATCGCGACATCCTGATGCCCGAGATTGAGCGCTGGCTGCTGTCTCTGCCCGACCGCCAGGCGGCGCTGGACGCCCTGGACCGCGAACGGGTGCCGGCCGCCCCGGTGCTGACCGTGCCCGAGGTGGTCGAGCATCCGCACCTGGTCGAGCGCCAGGCCGTCCGCTCGGTGTCCGATCCGCTGCTAGGCGACTTCATGATCCCCGGCTTTCCGTTCCGCTTCTCCGGTCATCCGCTGCCCCAGGTCGTGCCCGCGCCCGATCTGGGCCAGCATAATGCCGCCGTGCTGGAACGCTACCTGGGCTATGGGGCAGACCGGATCGCCGCACTGGCGGCCGACGGCATTCTCGTCCAGCAGGCCGCCGGAGCATAA
- a CDS encoding alpha/beta fold hydrolase, with the protein MKRVFSFIIHHSSFIVALVFLVSACGQPQKKPFSNPRLYADPPPAATPAGRPPPASTPGGPASVAASGWTQSVTERAIAGYPGLRESVWTSARPPHGQHDYIAVHRIRSVDTPSAAARSVFFFLPGTHHHGEVVVADERYDLRLYLARRGIETWTLDYRTHFITREQIFESGFMQGWTAQVFIEDTAAAADFVRQTSGVQKIFVGGYSRGATFAALMAARYSRQDVLGLALLDGYALEPPEARAIYRERPETPTWFADDLERRYVPYRRWIKMLHDTLAEPDGPDFMPVHLFENRAEMLKHFLFVSPTYGQQGGLSNAKGGYADILVLARIFLHQDRYWPRVQNHGGFELARHLADAQFDYAGALRALTIPVIAFASSNMDKAGIGWTGRVEYTARATASRDVEYSLLQDWGHLDVLLGTAAAQQVFSPLADWIDRHTPALSP; encoded by the coding sequence ATGAAGCGGGTCTTTTCATTCATCATTCATCATTCATCGTTCATCGTTGCCCTCGTCTTTCTTGTCAGCGCCTGCGGCCAGCCGCAAAAAAAGCCGTTCTCGAATCCCAGGCTGTACGCCGACCCGCCGCCCGCAGCGACTCCCGCCGGGCGGCCGCCGCCCGCGTCCACTCCGGGCGGACCGGCGTCGGTCGCCGCCTCGGGCTGGACCCAGAGTGTGACCGAGCGGGCGATTGCCGGCTATCCGGGGCTGCGCGAGAGCGTGTGGACGAGTGCCCGTCCCCCGCACGGCCAGCACGACTATATCGCCGTGCACCGTATTCGGAGCGTGGACACGCCGTCGGCCGCCGCCCGGTCGGTATTTTTCTTTCTGCCCGGCACGCACCACCACGGCGAGGTCGTGGTGGCCGATGAGCGCTACGACCTGCGGCTGTATCTGGCCCGGCGCGGGATCGAGACCTGGACCCTCGACTATCGGACGCATTTCATCACCCGGGAGCAGATCTTCGAGTCCGGTTTCATGCAGGGCTGGACCGCCCAGGTGTTTATTGAGGATACGGCTGCGGCTGCGGATTTTGTCCGGCAGACGAGCGGGGTGCAAAAAATCTTCGTTGGCGGCTATAGCCGCGGGGCAACGTTTGCAGCCCTGATGGCGGCCCGCTACAGCCGCCAGGACGTGCTCGGCCTGGCCCTGCTGGACGGCTACGCCCTTGAGCCGCCCGAGGCGCGTGCGATTTACCGGGAACGACCCGAGACCCCGACCTGGTTTGCCGACGATCTGGAGCGGCGCTATGTGCCCTACCGGCGCTGGATCAAGATGCTGCACGACACCCTGGCCGAGCCCGACGGTCCCGATTTCATGCCGGTCCACCTGTTCGAGAACCGGGCTGAGATGCTGAAACACTTTCTGTTTGTATCTCCGACCTATGGTCAGCAGGGCGGCCTGTCAAACGCCAAGGGCGGCTATGCCGATATCCTGGTCCTGGCCCGGATATTCCTGCACCAGGATCGCTACTGGCCGCGGGTCCAGAATCACGGCGGTTTCGAGTTGGCGCGTCATCTGGCCGACGCCCAGTTCGACTACGCCGGCGCGCTGCGCGCCCTCACCATTCCGGTCATCGCCTTTGCCAGCAGCAATATGGACAAGGCCGGTATCGGCTGGACCGGACGGGTCGAGTATACTGCCCGGGCCACGGCCAGCCGTGACGTCGAGTACTCCCTGCTCCAGGACTGGGGCCATCTCGACGTGCTGCTCGGAACGGCGGCGGCCCAACAGGTGTTTTCGCCCCTGGCCGACTGGATAGACCGCCACACACCGGCTCTCAGCCCCTGA
- a CDS encoding CoA transferase, protein MSSSRPLDGIRVLDFTWAWAGPYCTLQMAHMGAQVIRIESEKRPCVTRLIPPFADDQPGPNRAGYFNQYSQGKKSIQLDLGRPEAVEIVKKLAAQSDIVVQNFSAGAIERMGFGYDTLSQLKPDLIMISICGYGQTGPERKYMGYGPASVPLAGISSLSGYRDKGPAEVGISYGDPNAGIFGAFAALAALAYRQRTGRGVHVDLALWEALLVLMPEGLMDYAMNKTQAERDGNHDPWMAPHGCFKCRGDADKWVTIVCGSDAEWQALCRAIGQPELASDKRFANATARKANEDALEDILSAWTAQRDRWEVTEVLQQAGVAAFPSMSNKDMATDPHLEARGYLVRKDHPEFSPRVHAGIPWQMSDTPCEVRAAAPLRGQHTDEVLGELLGMSEAEIQQLRDGQVLT, encoded by the coding sequence ATGTCATCATCACGACCCCTGGACGGCATTCGCGTGCTGGACTTCACCTGGGCCTGGGCCGGACCCTACTGTACGCTGCAGATGGCCCATATGGGCGCACAGGTGATCCGTATTGAGAGCGAGAAACGGCCGTGTGTCACGCGCCTGATCCCGCCGTTTGCGGATGACCAGCCGGGCCCCAACCGGGCCGGTTATTTCAACCAGTACAGTCAGGGCAAGAAGAGCATACAGCTCGACCTGGGCCGACCCGAGGCGGTCGAGATTGTCAAAAAGCTGGCGGCCCAGTCCGATATCGTCGTCCAGAACTTTTCGGCCGGCGCGATTGAGCGCATGGGCTTCGGCTATGACACGCTCAGCCAGCTCAAGCCCGACCTGATCATGATTTCAATCTGTGGCTATGGCCAGACCGGCCCTGAGCGTAAGTATATGGGCTATGGGCCGGCCTCGGTGCCCCTGGCCGGCATTTCCTCGCTGTCCGGTTATCGGGATAAGGGGCCGGCCGAGGTCGGGATTTCCTACGGCGATCCGAACGCCGGCATCTTTGGGGCGTTTGCCGCCCTGGCGGCCCTGGCCTACCGGCAGCGGACCGGCCGGGGCGTGCACGTCGATCTGGCGCTGTGGGAGGCACTATTGGTCCTGATGCCCGAGGGGCTGATGGACTACGCCATGAACAAGACCCAGGCCGAACGGGACGGCAACCACGACCCCTGGATGGCGCCCCACGGCTGCTTCAAGTGCCGGGGCGACGCCGATAAATGGGTGACGATCGTGTGCGGCTCGGACGCCGAATGGCAGGCCCTGTGTCGGGCCATTGGCCAGCCCGAGCTGGCGAGCGATAAGCGCTTTGCGAATGCCACCGCCCGCAAGGCCAACGAGGATGCGCTGGAGGACATCCTGAGCGCCTGGACCGCGCAGCGCGACCGCTGGGAGGTGACCGAGGTGCTGCAACAAGCCGGGGTGGCAGCCTTTCCGTCGATGAGCAACAAGGATATGGCCACCGACCCACACCTCGAAGCGCGCGGCTACCTGGTCCGCAAAGACCATCCCGAGTTCAGCCCGCGCGTGCATGCCGGCATTCCGTGGCAGATGTCGGACACGCCGTGCGAGGTTCGCGCCGCCGCCCCGCTGCGGGGCCAGCATACCGATGAGGTCTTGGGCGAGCTGCTGGGCATGTCGGAAGCCGAGATTCAACAGCTCCGCGACGGGCAGGTGCTGACCTGA